Part of the Lasioglossum baleicum unplaced genomic scaffold, iyLasBale1 scaffold0025, whole genome shotgun sequence genome is shown below.
acccaatattccaccaacacagagtggatccacgcccaggatctcgttctccaaccgaagcagagatcgacgcgttcgaaaaatacgcgaccatccgcaaagggtatttcgattcgttggagaacgacgtgatgaagaaacattggaatttgttcagcgaggctcaccggcgagtcgggaccgaagccaccgcaacaatataagcaattaacgtcccccccttcatcggggcgaggtaaaattatctaacgttggccggctcgcgactataaaaagtttggttagcactgctgtaaagcacaagtgaaagctttttgattcgacgaattgcaagctcatattatcaccactggtcttgcgaaacgtgggaattaagttgtacaatccaatattgcaccaacacagagtggaaccacgcgcaggatcgcgttcaccaaccgaagcagagatggacatgttcgaagaatacgcgaccatccacgaagggtatttcgatttgtcggaggacgacgtgatgaggaaaaattggaattgattctgcgaggatcgccGTCtctccggcgagacgtggccgatgccaccgtaccaatataaacaactaacgtcccctccccctcgtcgggacgcggtaaaattatcgaacgttgaccggtccgcggatgtaaaaaggttcgggagcactgctgtaaagcacaagtgagagcttctggattcgaagaattgcaagctcttaatatcaccataggtcttgcgatccctgagaattaagctgtggagcccaatattgcaccaacacagagtggaaccacacgcaggatctcgttctgcaaccgtagcagagatggacccgttcgaagcatacgcgaccatccacaaagggtcatttcgattcgtcggagaacgacgtgataaagaaaaattggaatttattctgcgaggctctccgtctcactggtgacacagggccgaagcctccgaaaaatataaacaattatcgtctccctcctcaacgggacgcggtaaaattatcaaacgttgaacggcccgcggctataataaggttggtgcgcactggtgtaaagcacaagtgaaagcttttgtgTTTCGGATGGAGACTGGTTGCATTCGGACGAGGAGACTGCGAGATGGATGCCACGTGTGGTGAAGAAAAGTTCACTATGATTGTTTCACCACGTTTGGTTTATTGGTTTCTCGCGAGGCCTGATATGAGTCCAAGACACTCGCGGAACGACTATATGAATCGCGGGCACGATTTATGTTAACAACGTTACGCAAAACGAATGGAAAGCCGACAAGATCACTGTTTGTTCGCACTGATACAAGAGGTTGCTTTCTGTAGCACGTCCGGAAGGCAAGAGAGCGATCGACGTCGAGCGGAACATCGAGAGTCGATGCTCGTGGTGGGGACGATCAGAAAAAGTGTCCTGAACGGTTGTTTGTTCTCGAATATTCTGTGTACGTGCTATACCGAAACAGCGTACACGGCGGTACTCATTTTCGCTGAGCCGGTCGCTGGAATCTCGCGGTTTTGTTTCCGAAGGCAtcgaacataccgcccgcctcgaaTGAGTACATTCGACAAGGATGCAGGCGCTGTCGTTGAACGCACCGTGTCGGACTAGACGTTGATCGAATACGCGGTGAAGTGGGTTACAGGACAAACaatcgaaaaaaaaacgaatatacaattttaatattaagacGCACCGGAAGAGGAGTCGTCCGGGCAAGTGGGCGTTCCGCCCGCCATGACCGCTTGCGACTCCGTGTTAATCTCGATTGGGAGAAAACACAGTTTCTCAAGTGGTCTTTTGAATTCGGACATCTGAGTTTTGATAGTTACGACTCGGGTGAGTCCGTCCTTGCCCGGATGACATTCACTGATCCGACCGAGGGCCCAGTGGGCCGGAGGCGCGTTAGGATTGCGCAGTAATACAATTTGACCTCGCTTGGCCAACTGTTGCACGACGCGCCATTTCGGGCGTTGTTGCAGCGTATGCAAGTAATCGCGCGACCAGGATTTCCAAAATCCTTCGGACAGACGCTGTACAAGTTGCCAACGCGACAGTCTGTTTTCTCGTAAATCGAGTACGCTCGGTTCAGGATGGCTGATGATAGGAGCTCCGATTAAGAAGTGTCCAGGTGTTAACACTCCGTAATCGTCAAGGACATCGGAGATGGCACCTAATGGTCGCGAGTTCAAGCATGCCTCGATCCGACAGAGCAGCGTGGCCATTTCCTCGGACGTGAGAGTATGCGCGCCGATACACCTTTTTAGGTGGTGTTTAGTGCTGCGCACTGCGGCCTCCCACAAGCCACCGAAATGGGGCGCTGCGAGGGGTAAGAAATGCCATGCTACTCGGTTGGCGGCTACTTCGTTTAGGAAGTTTGATTTTCGGATGGCATCGCGATGTGCTCTGGTCAATTCGCGATCTGCGCCTTGGAATGTGGTTCCATTATCGGAATACATGCTATGAGGTAAACCTCGACGCGCGATGAAACGGTGGAAGGCGCTTATAAACGCTTGTGAGCTGTAGTCTGAGACTAGTTCTAGGTGGACCGCTTTCGTGGTCATGCAGATAAATATGGAGATgtacgctttatgcgttttgTGACCGCGGCCAGACGATAGTCTCACAAGTATGGGTCCGGCATAATCGACGCCGGTGTGGGTGAACGCTCGCGACTGAGGGTTGACTCGCATGCTCGGCAAGTCCCCCATGAGTTCTGTCGGAACCTTAGCTGCTTCGCGTGTGCATGGGACGCACCGATACAAGATCGACCGTACTGTCGTTCGGGCTCTCAGGATCCACAACTCTTCTCTGAGAGAGGCGAGTGTGAGTGAAGGTCCCCCATGCAAAGTTTTCAGGTGATGGTGCGAGATGATGAGGTTTAGGAGTtggtgagaacggaggactatAGGGTGTTTCCTCGGTTCTGGAAGGTTGGAGTGTTGCAACCTGCCCTTTATTCGGATCAACTCGCTTGAGTCGAGGTAAGGGTTTAATTTTGACACCGGGCTGGAGCTCGGTACTGGCGTTTTCGCGACGAGTTTGGTCCACTCGTCGGGAAAGCATGCCCTTTGAATGGTCTTGTACCAATAGTACTTGGCGATTTGAATCTCGTCTGGATGCAACGAGTGGTCTGCGCTTGGACTCTTCGGGTAATTTCCCGTGAGCGATGAGGTGAGAGGTTTATGGCGAATTGCCTCAACGAACCGGATGACATATGCGGTCACCCGAAGGAGTTTGGTCCACGATGAGTATCGAGTCTGGAGGTCCCATGGCTCGAACGTGGTTGATGCAAGAATTGGAACTGGAGTCCTCTTTTCTTCAAGAATGTGTGTCTCTGCTATTGCAGGTTGAGATGGCCAAAATTCAGGAACAAGTCGCAGCCACAGCGGACCGTTCCACCATAAAGGATGGGAAACCAACTCTGGCGCTGAGACGCCACGTGAGGCGCAGTCAGCAGGGTTGTCCTCTGACGGGACATGGAGCCATTGGCCAGTTGGAACCAGTGAGTGGATTTCTGACACGCGATTTGCCACGAATGTTTTCCACGTCGCCGGCGGTTTGCTGAGCCACGCTCGCGTGATGGTCGAGTCTGTCCAGCAAACGCATGGTAGGCTACGCTTGTGTTGGGCTTGCTGAATGCAATCCAGTAATCGTGCAAGCAGGTGGGCGGCTGTTAACTCGAGACGAGGAATGCTGATTGTTTTCACAGGAGCTACCTTTGACTTCGCCATCAACAGGGAGACGGTGATACTGCCGTCGGAGGAAACGACGCGAAGGTATACTACCGCAGCATAAGCGACCGAGGACGCGTCGGAGAAGCCATGAAGCTGGACGTCAACTGTATCGGCTGTTTGTCCAGTCCATCGCGGAATGTGAGCTGACTCTAAGTGGTGGAGGAGGGAGCGATATCGTTCCCACTGAGTTTGAAATTCGACTGGAAGGGGATCGTCCCAATCGCATTTCAACTTCCAAAGCTGTTGAATGAGGATTTTGGCGGTAATGACTACTGGTACTGCCCACCCTAGCGGGTCGAACAGTTTTGCTATGAGCGACAAGAGCCCACGTTTTGTGGATTTGGAGAGGCTTGGAATGGAAAGTCGAAACTTGAATTGGTCACTTTCCGGGCACCACGTAAtacccaatatttttaaatattcgtcgCTCCGGAGTTCTTTGGCGCACGCGAGTCCATGGTCGGACGGATCCAAGTCTGCAAGGAGAGTCGACCGATTGCTTGCCCACTTGCGTAGACGAAACCCTCCCTTTTGTAAGAGAGTGATGAGCTGATCACGCGTTTGCCGGGCCAGTTGAATATTGTCGGCACCAAAAATGCAGTCATCGACGTAAATTTGGTGTCGTAGCACGGGGACGGCTAGAGGGAACGAAGAGCCTTCGTCCTCAACCAGCTGTTGGAGGACCCGTTGGGCTTGGAATGGGGCTGACGCGGTGCCATAGGTGACAGTACTAAGGCGGTATTCTTGTACTTGATTAGACGAATTGGTACGCCACAAAATGCGTTGATAATCGCGATCTCGTGGGTCAATCAATATTTGCCGATACATCTTTTCGATGTCGGCTGTGAAGACGAATTGACTTTGCCGCCATAATGAGATGACTGACGTTAAGTCAGTTTGCAGCTTCGGTCCTATTAACAATAAATCGTTTAGCGATATACCCGTCGACGTGCGACATGACGCATTAAACACCACCCGGAGACGGGTTGTGGCGCTGTCCGTTCGGGACACTCCGTGATGCGGAATGTAGTATGGTGGAGACGATTGCTCGTCGGTTTGTGTCACCTTCTCCATGTGACCAAGGGATTCGTATTCTTGGAGAAAGCGTGTATATTCCGCCGCCTGGGTTGGGTTCCGCTTGAGACGGCGTTCAGAGAATAACAGGTGCGACAGCGCGGAGGATCGGGATGTTCCGAGCGATGTGGACGACTTGTCCTTGAAGGGAAGACGGACGACGTATCTGCCCTCCGGCGTGCGAAAATGCGTGGATGCGAAATGGTTTTCGCACTGGATGTCTTCGGGACTTGGGAGCGAGGTGCGAGGGATCTCCTCGATTTCCCAGAATCTGCTTAGTTCGGACTCGAACGTTTCGTGTACAGTTCCGTGGGAAATATGGATGGATGTGAAGGTGGAGGACGCATGAGTTGCAACCGGACCAGATATTATCCAACCCAATGCTGTGTTTTGGGCAACAGGTTCATTACCGGCGCCTTTTCGAATACCGTCGCGAATGATTGATCCGTATAGATCGGCACCGATCAATAGTTCGATTGGGTCTGAACTCATGGGGTCCTTGTCGGCTAAATTGAGTCCCGAAAGGTGTGTATAGTGACACGGCGAATTGACTCGATTTGGTTTATACTGCGTCAACGATGGGAGCACGAGCGCAGTAGTGGGGAAGGCAGGAGCGCTGCTGGAGTGGGGAGTGATTGTTAGCGAGACAGCGTGACGACAATAGGTATGGGCATTTCCGATGCCCTGTATGCGAATCGATCTTCGTAATTTCGATAAGCGTAACAGCTGGACAAGGTTTTCTGAAATAACTGATATAGCCGAGCCTTGATCCAGGAGCGCTCGAGCCTGCACAAAATTGCCCGATTTCGAGTAGACTCGTACATACGCGGTGGCAAGAATGACGGTCGTGGGTCGGGCTATCGCGCTTGTCAAGCAGTGAGACGGTGTTTCTGCCTCGATTGGCTGTTCGACAGGATTGTCGGTCGCTGTCAATAGAGAGACCGAGGGCGGCGCGGGTGCGTCGCTGGTTTGGAAGTGCAGCATCGTATGATGCCTTTTGTGACATTGCTTGCAAGCGCGCGTGCTTTTACAGTCTTTCACCGCGTGACTCGCGCTAAAACAATTAATGCACCGGTTGGTTGCTCGAACGAGC
Proteins encoded:
- the LOC143219369 gene encoding uncharacterized protein LOC143219369 yields the protein MDTINALISQQMQLISSIQRALRNFKKLGQAKMTASVTRQRLANLKENFAKSQELDGAIVAYASESTKAAHPYFTQDQFCVGEDAFDEAADFMAEVLGSTTGESSASSKSVADLPYRPVSRLPKLQLPTFDGRLSQWEQFRDNFKSMVFNDSTLSDVDRMQYLITCLKGDASNATSRLAITEKNFRVAWEILVKRCEHKSRLVSVHLQTLFDLPKVTVDNFINLGRLRDTANIAIESLRNLGRPVEHWDDIFVFCVTTKLSESLRKEWRLTLGESRECPSYAKLDQFLGQQINALDDSKPGAVDVNKQVSRPSVNRLNSKSTTSHTVTPSNTTCPACRSNHLLYQCDQFRNQTPSERYKLVRATNRCINCFSASHAVKDCKSTRACKQCHKRHHTMLHFQTSDAPAPPSVSLLTATDNPVEQPIEAETPSHCLTSAIARPTTVILATAYVRVYSKSGNFVQARALLDQGSAISVISENLVQLLRLSKLRRSIRIQGIGNAHTYCRHAVSLTITPHSSSAPAFPTTALVLPSLTQYKPNRVNSPCHYTHLSGLNLADKDPMSSDPIELLIGADLYGSIIRDGIRKGAGNEPVAQNTALGWIISGPVATHASSTFTSIHISHGTVHETFESELSRFWEIEEIPRTSLPSPEDIQCENHFASTHFRTPEGRYVVRLPFKDKSSTSLGTSRSSALSHLLFSERRLKRNPTQAAEYTRFLQEYESLGHMEKVTQTDEQSSPPYYIPHHGVSRTDSATTRLRVVFNASCRTSTGISLNDLLLIGPKLQTDLTSVISLWRQSQFVFTADIEKMYRQILIDPRDRDYQRILWRTNSSNQVQEYRLSTVTYGTASAPFQAQRVLQQLVEDEGSSFPLAVPVLRHQIYVDDCIFGADNIQLARQTRDQLITLLQKGGFRLRKWASNRSTLLADLDPSDHGLACAKELRSDEYLKILGITWCPESDQFKFRLSIPSLSKSTKRGLLSLIAKLFDPLGWAVPVVITAKILIQQLWKLKCDWDDPLPVEFQTQWERYRSLLHHLESAHIPRWTGQTADTVDVQLHGFSDASSVAYAAVVYLRVVSSDGSITVSLLMAKSKVAPVKTISIPRLELTAAHLLARLLDCIQQAQHKRSLPCVCWTDSTITRAWLSKPPATWKTFVANRVSEIHSLVPTGQWLHVPSEDNPADCASRGVSAPELVSHPLWWNGPLWLRLVPEFWPSQPAIAETHILEEKRTPVPILASTTFEPWDLQTRYSSWTKLLRVTAYVIRFVEAIRHKPLTSSLTGNYPKSPSADHSLHPDEIQIAKYYWYKTIQRACFPDEWTKLVAKTPVPSSSPVSKLNPYLDSSELIRIKGRLQHSNLPEPRKHPIVLRSHQLLNLIISHHHLKTLHGGPSLTLASLREELWILRARTTVRSILYRCVPCTREAAKVPTELMGDLPSMRVNPQSRAFTHTGVDYAGPILVRLSSGRGHKTHKAYISIFICMTTKAVHLELVSDYSSQAFISAFHRFIARRGLPHSMYSDNGTTFQGADRELTRAHRDAIRKSNFLNEVAANRVAWHFLPLAAPHFGGLWEAAVRSTKHHLKRCIGAHTLTSEEMATLLCRIEACLNSRPLGAISDVLDDYGVLTPGHFLIGAPIISHPEPSVLDLRENRLSRWQLVQRLSEGFWKSWSRDYLHTLQQRPKWRVVQQLAKRGQIVLLRNPNAPPAHWALGRISECHPGKDGLTRVVTIKTQMSEFKRPLEKLCFLPIEINTESQAVMAGGTPTCPDDSSSGAS